A portion of the Acidobacteriaceae bacterium genome contains these proteins:
- a CDS encoding glutathione peroxidase → MSTVTNIPVKTIGGEASSLGEYTGKVLLVVNVASKCGFTPQYEGLEKLYNEFKDKGFDVLGFPANDFGAQEPGTNAEIAEFCSLNFGVSFPLFEKIVVTGAEKHPLYAALIAAQPESIGDDGSLREKLAGFAASKGMPAPNAAPEVLWNFEKFLISKDGEVVGRYCSVIAPDDAVLTSAIEAELAK, encoded by the coding sequence ATGTCGACTGTAACGAACATTCCGGTAAAGACGATTGGTGGCGAGGCAAGCTCGCTGGGTGAGTACACAGGCAAGGTGCTGCTGGTGGTGAACGTGGCCTCCAAGTGTGGCTTTACGCCGCAGTACGAAGGCCTGGAGAAGCTCTATAACGAGTTCAAGGACAAGGGCTTTGATGTACTTGGTTTTCCTGCGAACGACTTCGGCGCCCAGGAGCCGGGAACGAATGCGGAGATCGCAGAGTTTTGCTCGCTGAACTTCGGCGTAAGCTTTCCGCTGTTCGAGAAGATCGTGGTGACGGGGGCGGAGAAGCATCCGCTGTACGCTGCGTTGATTGCAGCGCAGCCTGAGTCTATCGGTGACGACGGCTCTCTGCGTGAGAAGCTGGCTGGCTTTGCGGCTTCGAAGGGCATGCCTGCTCCGAACGCCGCGCCGGAGGTGCTGTGGAACTTTGAGAAGTTCCTGATCAGCAAGGACGGCGAGGTTGTGGGACGCTACTGCTCGGTGATCGCTCCGGATGATGCGGTGCTGACATCTGCCATTGAGGCTGAGCTGGCAAAGTAG
- a CDS encoding cysteine desulfurase family protein, whose product MTRIYLDANATTPVAPEVLEAMLPYFGVRGGNPSAAHAAGQHARSAVERARAQVAGMLNATAKEIVFTSGGTESDNLALRGVLEPFLERGEAAHLVTTQMEHHAVLYCAEALEKRGVAVTYVKPQANGVVDADEVAAAIRPETKLLSVMLANNETGAVQPVGKIARLAKERGVLVHTDAVQAAGKLPLDMAGEFKNVDLLAISGHKLYAPQGVGVLFARKGVQLAAMQHGGPQERQRRAGTENVPGIVGMGKAAEMAAAWLAGDAAQTLAALRDKLEQGIAGGLAGVSVNAAEARRVANTTNLRIAGVDAESLLIALDMQGVAASFGSACMSGATEPSHVLMAMGLAAKEARGSLRLSLTKYATEAEVEEAVRVVVEAVTRLRTLG is encoded by the coding sequence GTGACGCGGATTTATCTGGATGCGAATGCCACGACGCCGGTGGCTCCTGAAGTGCTTGAGGCGATGCTGCCGTACTTTGGCGTGCGTGGGGGGAACCCCAGCGCGGCCCATGCGGCGGGGCAACATGCGCGCTCGGCGGTTGAGCGCGCGCGGGCGCAGGTTGCAGGAATGCTGAACGCGACGGCGAAGGAGATCGTCTTTACGTCGGGTGGGACGGAGAGCGATAACCTGGCGCTGCGTGGGGTGCTGGAACCTTTTCTGGAACGCGGCGAAGCGGCACATCTGGTTACCACGCAGATGGAGCACCATGCGGTGCTGTACTGTGCGGAGGCGTTGGAGAAGCGCGGTGTGGCGGTGACGTATGTGAAGCCGCAGGCGAACGGCGTGGTGGACGCTGATGAGGTGGCTGCGGCGATTCGCCCGGAGACGAAGCTCTTGAGCGTGATGCTGGCGAACAACGAGACCGGAGCGGTGCAGCCGGTGGGCAAGATTGCGCGGCTGGCGAAGGAGCGCGGTGTGCTGGTGCATACCGATGCGGTACAGGCTGCGGGCAAGCTGCCGCTGGATATGGCGGGCGAGTTCAAGAACGTGGATCTGCTGGCGATCTCAGGGCACAAGCTCTATGCGCCGCAGGGTGTAGGTGTGTTGTTTGCCCGCAAGGGCGTGCAGCTTGCGGCGATGCAGCATGGCGGGCCGCAGGAGCGGCAACGGCGTGCGGGGACGGAGAATGTTCCGGGCATCGTGGGAATGGGCAAGGCTGCAGAGATGGCGGCAGCGTGGCTGGCCGGAGATGCGGCTCAGACGCTCGCAGCTCTGCGAGACAAGCTGGAGCAGGGGATCGCTGGCGGCCTGGCGGGTGTGAGCGTGAATGCGGCGGAAGCTCGGCGGGTGGCGAATACGACGAACCTGCGGATCGCCGGAGTGGATGCGGAGTCTCTGCTGATCGCGCTGGATATGCAGGGAGTGGCGGCGAGCTTTGGGTCGGCGTGTATGTCGGGAGCGACGGAGCCTTCGCATGTGCTGATGGCGATGGGGCTGGCGGCGAAGGAGGCTCGCGGGAGTCTGCGGCTGTCGCTGACGAAGTATGCGACCGAAGCGGAGGTAGAAGAAGCCGTGCGAGTGGTGGTGGAGGCGGTGACGAGGCTGCGGACGCTGGGGTAG
- a CDS encoding APC family permease gives MSVFDVVFGKPLATSAEHDEHIGVAAGIPIFGLDGLTSAAYGPEAAMQLLVPLGVAGVSTFLLPIFSAILILLTIIYFSYRQTITAYPNGGGSYTVATENLGNSAGLIAAAALMIDYILTAAVGISAGVTALVSATDETRFGPTMHHYQLLLCLLILVIIATVNMRGMKESGFAFMLPTFIFVTTLVITIAWAAVQYWSTGGHPVPVKVPPPQTLQLSTFTRFGLLWLILKAFASGCAAMTGVEAVSNGVTAFKEPRAKKANTTLTCIISMLIVLLWGLSWVAKIYHVTAMDPLAHNYQSVLSLEVAAVFGRGWMYFLTMGGVLAALSFSANTAFADFPRMARAIAARDYLPHVFLLRGRRLLFSHGIYALTGLTALILIIFDGVTDRLIPLYAIGAFLAFTLSQAGMVRHWIKEKDAKHRYFKLCMNGLGACATGITLCVVLFAKFMSGAWITTLLMPLLIGVMVAIKRHYRRVRLETADPTPLRLSGLEEPIVIIPMASWNKISEKALRFGMLMSHTVKVVHVHGDETDTIGCVWNEMVLEPTRAAKQTEPELINVSSNYRTILSPLMDYILKLEDENPGRKIAVLLPELVVRHWWENLLHNQRVQVLKLLLLLKGNQRIVVVNIPWYL, from the coding sequence ATGAGTGTCTTTGATGTTGTTTTTGGTAAACCGCTGGCGACCAGTGCCGAGCACGATGAGCACATTGGCGTAGCGGCCGGTATCCCTATCTTTGGTCTGGACGGCCTGACCAGTGCAGCGTACGGCCCCGAAGCCGCCATGCAATTGCTGGTGCCGCTCGGCGTAGCCGGTGTCTCCACCTTCCTGCTGCCGATCTTCTCCGCCATCCTGATCCTGCTCACGATCATCTACTTCTCCTACCGGCAGACGATCACCGCTTACCCCAACGGTGGCGGCTCTTACACGGTAGCGACCGAGAACCTGGGCAACTCCGCCGGTCTCATCGCCGCCGCCGCCCTGATGATCGACTACATCCTCACCGCAGCCGTAGGCATCTCCGCCGGCGTCACTGCGCTGGTCTCGGCCACGGATGAAACCCGCTTCGGCCCGACAATGCACCACTATCAGCTCCTGCTCTGTCTGCTGATTCTCGTCATCATCGCGACCGTTAACATGCGCGGGATGAAAGAGTCCGGCTTTGCCTTCATGCTGCCGACCTTCATCTTTGTCACCACCCTGGTCATCACGATCGCGTGGGCAGCGGTGCAGTACTGGTCCACAGGCGGACACCCCGTACCCGTGAAGGTCCCGCCGCCGCAAACGCTGCAGCTCTCTACCTTCACACGCTTCGGTCTCCTCTGGCTCATCCTCAAGGCATTCGCCTCCGGTTGCGCCGCCATGACCGGCGTGGAAGCTGTCTCCAACGGAGTCACAGCCTTCAAAGAGCCCCGCGCCAAGAAGGCCAACACCACCCTCACCTGCATCATCTCGATGCTCATCGTGCTGCTCTGGGGCCTCTCCTGGGTCGCCAAGATCTATCACGTCACCGCGATGGACCCCCTCGCGCACAACTACCAGAGCGTGCTCTCGCTCGAAGTAGCTGCCGTCTTCGGCCGTGGCTGGATGTACTTCCTCACCATGGGTGGCGTGCTCGCGGCGCTCTCGTTCTCCGCCAACACCGCCTTTGCAGACTTCCCGCGCATGGCCCGCGCCATCGCCGCGCGGGACTACCTGCCTCACGTCTTCCTGCTGCGCGGCCGTCGCCTGCTCTTCTCGCACGGCATCTACGCCCTCACGGGCCTCACCGCGCTCATCCTCATCATCTTTGACGGTGTCACCGACCGCTTGATCCCGCTCTACGCCATCGGTGCCTTCCTTGCCTTCACCCTCTCGCAGGCCGGCATGGTTCGTCACTGGATCAAGGAGAAGGACGCCAAGCACCGCTACTTCAAGCTCTGCATGAACGGCCTCGGGGCCTGCGCCACAGGCATCACCCTGTGCGTCGTCCTCTTCGCCAAGTTCATGTCCGGCGCCTGGATCACGACGCTCCTGATGCCTCTGCTCATCGGCGTCATGGTGGCTATCAAGCGCCATTATCGCCGCGTCCGCCTCGAAACCGCTGACCCCACCCCGCTGCGCCTCTCCGGCCTGGAAGAACCCATCGTTATCATTCCGATGGCAAGCTGGAACAAGATCAGCGAGAAGGCCCTGCGCTTCGGCATGCTCATGAGCCACACCGTCAAGGTCGTGCACGTCCACGGCGACGAGACCGACACCATCGGCTGCGTCTGGAACGAGATGGTGCTCGAGCCCACCCGGGCCGCCAAGCAGACCGAACCCGAACTCATCAACGTCTCCAGCAACTACCGCACCATCCTCTCGCCGCTCATGGACTACATCCTGAAGCTCGAGGACGAGAACCCCGGCCGCAAGATCGCCGTCCTGCTGCCCGAACTCGTCGTCCGCCACTGGTGGGAGAACCTTCTCCACAACCAGCGCGTACAGGTGCTCAAGCTGCTCCTCCTCCTCAAAGGCAACCAGCGCATCGTCGTCGTCAACATCCCCTGGTACCTGTAG
- a CDS encoding CopG family antitoxin — translation MTKLPVPEFTSEAEEANWYDAHRDQLTDYFDEVEMSASSLLAQHDLVLDPHALTVLLGEEDLTLLQKRAAQKGVDSESLLSELVHQALRVSDAA, via the coding sequence GTGACGAAACTACCGGTTCCTGAATTCACCAGCGAAGCTGAAGAAGCAAATTGGTACGATGCTCATCGCGATCAGTTGACCGACTACTTCGACGAGGTGGAGATGAGCGCATCGAGCCTGCTTGCCCAGCATGACCTCGTCCTCGATCCCCATGCCCTTACCGTCCTCCTCGGTGAGGAAGACCTGACCCTGCTGCAAAAGCGGGCAGCTCAAAAGGGCGTCGATAGCGAATCTCTTCTCTCCGAGTTAGTGCATCAAGCACTGCGCGTCTCTGACGCAGCATAG